A genome region from Vanessa cardui chromosome 24, ilVanCard2.1, whole genome shotgun sequence includes the following:
- the LOC124540212 gene encoding nuclear transcription factor Y subunit gamma isoform X1, with translation MSVCFFVPTDQAGSSAASEEQETDCGEETVLDNIHNTLQAFWTKVNDDMKKINADDFKTQVLPLARIKKIMKLDEEVKMISAEAPVLFAKAAEIFIHELTLRAWSHTEDNKRRTLQRNDIATAITKSDQFDFLIDIVPRHELKPSKPREDPPRATTSADQLAQQHQATMNNHSQFVIQPCAQIVQQSSSAAATTTSSQQPVTLVQQVVTSSGEVQPLPIQLTQAQLNMIRLQIQNNPNQPIVIQAQPQPQQSPQIIQVSSQAPHQPHQIFLAQVAPDET, from the exons ATGTCCGTGTGCTTCTTTGTGCCTAC tgaTCAAGCTGGTTCCTCAGCCGCTTCGGAGGAACAGGAAACAGATTGCGGCGAAGAGACCGTCCTAGATAACATACACAACACATTACAGGCTTTCTGGACAAAAGTTAACGATGACATGAAAAAGATTAATGCG GATGACTTTAAAACCCAAGTGTTACCATTGGCAAGAATTAAAAAGATCATGAAACTGGATGAGGAAGTTAAGATGATATCGGCAGAAGCACCGGTTCTATTCGCAAAGGCAGCAGAGATTTTCATCCACGAATTGACTCTACGAGCTTGGTCGCACACTGAAGATAATAAAAGAAGGACGTTACAG CGCAACGATATAGCAACGGCGATAACAAAATCAGATCAGTTCGACTTCCTAATAGACATAGTGCCCAGACATGAGCTTAAGCCGAGTAAGCCAAGGGAAGATCCGCCTCGAGCGACGACGTCAGCTGATCAg TTGGCGCAACAGCACCAGGCGACCATGAACAACCATTCCCAGTTCGTCATACAGCCGTGCGCGCAAATCGTTCag CAGTCATCGAGCGCAGCGGCGACCACTACCTCCAGTCAGCAACCGGTGACGCTTGTTCAACAAGTTGTCACTTCCTCCGGTGAAGTGCAACCTTTAccg aTTCAGTTAACCCAGGCTCAATTAAACATGATCCGGctacagatacaaaataatCCGAACCAACCCATCGTTATACAAGCGCAGCCGCAACCCCAGCAGTCGCCACAGATTATACag
- the LOC124540212 gene encoding nuclear transcription factor Y subunit gamma isoform X2, with protein sequence MSIHDQAGSSAASEEQETDCGEETVLDNIHNTLQAFWTKVNDDMKKINADDFKTQVLPLARIKKIMKLDEEVKMISAEAPVLFAKAAEIFIHELTLRAWSHTEDNKRRTLQRNDIATAITKSDQFDFLIDIVPRHELKPSKPREDPPRATTSADQLAQQHQATMNNHSQFVIQPCAQIVQQSSSAAATTTSSQQPVTLVQQVVTSSGEVQPLPIQLTQAQLNMIRLQIQNNPNQPIVIQAQPQPQQSPQIIQVSSQAPHQPHQIFLAQVAPDET encoded by the exons ATGTCTATTCA tgaTCAAGCTGGTTCCTCAGCCGCTTCGGAGGAACAGGAAACAGATTGCGGCGAAGAGACCGTCCTAGATAACATACACAACACATTACAGGCTTTCTGGACAAAAGTTAACGATGACATGAAAAAGATTAATGCG GATGACTTTAAAACCCAAGTGTTACCATTGGCAAGAATTAAAAAGATCATGAAACTGGATGAGGAAGTTAAGATGATATCGGCAGAAGCACCGGTTCTATTCGCAAAGGCAGCAGAGATTTTCATCCACGAATTGACTCTACGAGCTTGGTCGCACACTGAAGATAATAAAAGAAGGACGTTACAG CGCAACGATATAGCAACGGCGATAACAAAATCAGATCAGTTCGACTTCCTAATAGACATAGTGCCCAGACATGAGCTTAAGCCGAGTAAGCCAAGGGAAGATCCGCCTCGAGCGACGACGTCAGCTGATCAg TTGGCGCAACAGCACCAGGCGACCATGAACAACCATTCCCAGTTCGTCATACAGCCGTGCGCGCAAATCGTTCag CAGTCATCGAGCGCAGCGGCGACCACTACCTCCAGTCAGCAACCGGTGACGCTTGTTCAACAAGTTGTCACTTCCTCCGGTGAAGTGCAACCTTTAccg aTTCAGTTAACCCAGGCTCAATTAAACATGATCCGGctacagatacaaaataatCCGAACCAACCCATCGTTATACAAGCGCAGCCGCAACCCCAGCAGTCGCCACAGATTATACag